Sequence from the Candidatus Caldatribacterium sp. genome:
GAGGGAGAGAACTTCCCTGAAGGAGAGGGCGTACATCTCCTTCACGAGGAGGAGGGAGAGAATCTCTTGGTCGGAGAATTTCCGAGGTCTTCCCCTTCGAGTTGAAGGTTTCGGAAGGTGTGGTACAATCTTCTCGTAGAAGAACCCGACAAGCCTTACGATTTCCTCAACACTCATCTTCCTCATGGCAGGGGAGGTTTTACCATCTCCCCTGCTTTCATTTCAAGACCCTGTTACCCTATTTTTGGAACATCCCCCCGGGGGTTAATTCTTACTCCTTCTCGAACTGGTCTTTGCTTGCCCCACAGATTGGGCAGACCCAGTCTGGAGGAAGGGCCTCAAAGGGTGTTCCCGGTTCAATGCCGGAATCCGGATCCCCCTTGGCCGGGTCGTACACGTACCCGCAGATGCGACAGATGTACCTGTCCATTCTCATCCCCCCTTAAGCGGAGAGTTTTCTTTCTCTAACCAGAAAGGCGTGGGGAAATTCCTCAGCCAAAGATTGTGTCAAGCCCCATCATAAGGGCAAAGCCTACCATGAGTGCGTAGGTGGAGTAGCGAGCCGACGGTCCGTGGTGTGTTTCAGGGATGATTTCGTCCCCAATGACAAAAAGCATTGCCCCTCCTGCAAGAGCAAGGCCAAAGGGAAGGAAGTTGTACATAAAGGATACAAGACCTATGCCGAGGACTCCTCCCAGAGGTTCCACAAAACCGGTGAGGAGGGCGTAGAGGAAAGCCCTTTTTCGGCTGTACCCCACTCCAAGGAGGGAAACGGCCACGGCGAGTCCTTCGGGGATGTTCTGGAGCCCTATGGCTAAGGCTACGGTGATGCCGTCGGCGATGTTCTGACTTCCGAAGCTCACGCCTACGGCGAGTCCTTCAGGAAAATTGTGGAGCGTTATGGCGAGAACAAAGAGCCAGATTTTTCGCAGTTTCGATGCCGGGCCTTCTCTACCCTTTTCGAAATGCTCATGGGGGATGGCCCGGTCAAGGAGGTCCAGAAGGAGCGCTCCTGCAAGGATACCAAGGATGGCTATTCCCGGTCCACCCTTTTCGATGGCGGGAACAAGGAGACTGAAGGCTGTAGCGGCGAGCATAACCCCTGCGGCAAAACCGAGGAGTTTATCTTTCAGGCGGTGGGAAAGGGAATGGAGAGAGGGGAAGAGAACAGGAATTGCTCCCATCCCTGTTGCCAGACCTGCCAGTGTGCTCCCGACAATGCCCCAGAGTATGTGGTTCACAGGAATATTCTCTACAGGAATTACCTCTCAGGCAAGAGGTTACCGAGCTAAGGTTCGGAAAAAGGCAATGCTTCCCGCTCCTAAGGCCCCGTAGTAGGTGTACAGGCGCCAGAAGAACACAAGGAGGCTCACCCTGCCCCCTTCAAGGAGAGGCCCAAAGAGAGAGGCAAAGGAGAGCTCGGCCACTCCACTTGCGCCGGGAACAGGGGTGAAGCGGAGGGCAAAAAAGAGGGGGACCTGGAGTCGCACAACGGAAAACCAGGAGAGATCTGACACCGAGAGTGCCTGGAGGATGAAGTACGTCGTCCCGAAGAGGCAGAGGAAGTGGAGAGAGTACATGAGGATGTTCCACCCGAGATAGTGGGGATTGCGGAGGAAAAGGACGAATTTCTCCCGGAGTTCCCCAAGGAAATTGCCCACAAAGGAGGGGGCAATTTCGGCAAGGTAGCCAAGGCGAGGGATACGCTGGCTGAGGGCAAGGCACACCCGCTCGGTGAGAACCACAAGAGGGCCGGGAAAGCGGAGAAAAAGGGCGAGCACCCCAATGAGCACCGAGTACACGAAAAGGAGGTACGATGTGAGGCGGAAAATTCGAGAGGGCACATCCTCGGGGAAGAAAAGAGAGAAAAGGAGAAAAAGAAAAACAAGGCTCAAGGAGTAGAGGGCTCCTCCGACAAGGGTGAGACTTGTGGCTTCCCCCAGTGTCAGGCCCGATTTTACAAGGACATATATCTCGGCAACGTTTCCTCCGGTATTGGCCGGAGTAATGCCGCTTAAAAAGTACCCAGAGAGAACCACGGTGAGACCGTCTCGGAGGCGGAGGCGTTTTTTCCAGAGGCGTACTGTTACCGAGACTCGCAGAGCATCGCAGGTCCAGGCGAGGACAAGGAGGGAAACACCAAAAAGGAGGTAGTGGGGTGCGGGAATAGAAAAGATTACTCCTCCTTCCCGCCGAAAAAGGGAAAGGATGATAAGGATGAGGGCAACAGTACTCCCGCCCACTCCAAGGAGAAACTGCCTGAGAATTCTTCGAGGATTAAGGGCGTGCTTGGTTCGTTCCACGTTCCCATTATCGCAGAGATTACTCCGGGGAACAAGGGTTAGAGGATGCGGATTTTCTTGAGAGCTTCTGCGTGGGCGGTTAAGAGACCCAAAAGGCACAGGACGGTGCTCTCTGCACCTCGATTCTCGTTGAGCCCTGAAGGGGTAAGTCCATCAGCGCAGGATCCAGTCTCAGGATCGTACAGGCTCAGGCGGTGGACATTTCTTCCTAAGAACCACTCGAGGGAGATTCGAGCCCTCTTGCGGTTTTCCTCAGGGTTGTACACCTTCGAAGCCCTGAGGGAGGCAACAAGCATCCAAAAAGCTTCGATGGGTTGCTGATCGAAGATTGCTCGATTCCCCCCTTTCCTGTACCATCCCCTGTTCCCTACAGGGACAAAAATATCCCCCCGGAAAACCTGTTGAGAGAGGAATTCGAAGCTTTCTTGAGCGACGGCCAGAAACCTTTTCTCTCCGGTGACTTCAGAGGCAGCAAAGAGAGCAGCAGGGAGCAGAGCATTTCCCCAGGTAAGGACTTCGTCGAACCACTTCCAGGAGGAATCGGAGTGCTCCAAGTACCTTTTCAAGAGTTTCTCGCCCAAGGCTCTGGTGTATTCCCCGATAGAAAGACAAGAAGGTACTGTGGCGCGGGCAAGGGCAGCAAAGCCCTCAAGGAAGAAGGCTATTGAGTGGGGATGCGCAAAGGAGGCAACGTGAGGGAGGAGCCGTTCGAGCATCCTCCACGCAGGTTCTTTGAATTCCCGAGGAAGAGGTGAGGCAAAAAGGCGCGAAAGTGCCCAGAACGCTCTTCCCTGGCACTCCTCGGATCCAACTTCGTCATCAGGTTTTCGGTCAATACCGAAGAAATTATGGAAAAGTCCATCGTCCCTTTGCGCCCACTGGAGAAAGGAAAGGTACCTCCTGAGAAGACGAAGGGCTCGTACTTTCCCGGAAAGCTCAAAGTAGTGGGTAACCACAAGGAGAGCTCTCGAGACATCGTCGGTGGTATATCCATGGCGAAGATCAGGAACGCCAAAGGTTGCGTGCTGGTAAAGGCCGAAGTGGTCGGTAAGGGCCTCGAGGTAGTCAAGACGAAGGGGCAGGGTCCTCCGGTGGGTCTGTAAAGCAGAGAACATTGCTCTCACTCCCTTTACCTGAGGCTCAAAGCAGAATAACCTTGGGCGAGCTGGGCAAAGAGAGACGCGTACTCCTTTCCGACCCTCGCCCAGGAGTAGAAATCACCAAGGTTTTCAACTTCTCTCTGCAGGGTTTCCATTCTCCTTGGGTTGCCAAGGAGATCAAGGAGTGCTTCTTCGATGGCCTTTGCATTTCGGAAGGGAACGAGAATGCCCCTGCCGTTTTGGAGGGCTTCTTGGGCGGAGAGGTAAGGAGTGGAAATGACGACTTTCCCAAAGTGGAGGGCATACGTGAGGGTGCCGCTTGTGATCTGCTCTGGATTGAGGTACGGCGTGATGTAAATGTCTGTCGCGGCGAGGTAGTCTGCGAGTTCCTCTAAGGAGAGGTATCGATTCACAAAGCGTACATGGTCCTCGAGGCCTAATTCGTGGACTCGTTCTTCAAGGAACGTACGGTACGCTTCGCCTCGTCTTTCGCGCTCCTTTGGGTGAGTTTCTCCAAGAATGAGGTAGATTGTCTTCGGGAAGCGACGGACGACTCGGGGAAGAGCTTCAATGGCGTACTCTATGCCTTTTCCCGGGCCTAAGAGGCCAAAGGTGGCAAGGACAATGTGTTCTGAAAGTCCAAGTTCTTTCCTAATCCTCTCCCGATCTTTGGGGATTTCAGAGGGAGCACCGTGGGGAATGTAGGTGATTTTGTACGCCGGAATACCGTATACCTGCTCGAGGATGGGGATGGCAAGGCTATTCATGCAGACGAAGGACGCTACGTACTGAGACATTTCCTGTATAATGGCTTGCTTTTTGGGGTCTGGTTTTGGAAGGATGGTGTGAAGAGTCACGACGGCCTTCTTTTTGAGGGTTTTCAGAAAGGTAAGCACGAACTCCCCTTCTTCCCCGCCAAAGATTCCGAATTCGTGCTGCACACTCACGATGTCAGCAATATCGTTGGCAATTTTTGCCGCTTTGACGTAATCGAGTTCCTGGTTCTTCCGTACCACGAAAACGACTTCTGAGGGCCACTTTGAAGTCTCTTCCCCTCCTTGCTCAATGGCAATGACTGATGGGGGGACGAGGCTCTGGGAAGCTACAGAGAGGGCAAGATCCCGGGTAAAAGTCGCAAGACCACATTCTGTGGGGGGATAGGTTGAGAAGTAGACTACTTTCTCCCGGAGAAGGGTCATAAGATTCCACCTCCTTTACAGATTTTTGGCACGTCCGTAATCGTCCTCAAAGCGGATGATGTCTTCTTCGTCGAAGTATCCAAAGGAGATTTCGAGAACCCGAACTTTAGTGTTGTGGGCTCGGAGACGATGCTTGGCTCCTCGAGGAATGAAGAAGGGTTCGAGTTCCTCAAGTTCCCGCACTTTTCCATCAAGCTCTACTGTGGCCTTTCCCGCAAGGAGGACCCAGAGCTCGTCCCGGTGGGTATGGGACTGGAGGCTCAGAGAAGCCCCTGGGTTGACTTCGAGGATTTTAACCGTTGTGGGTTCATTCAGAGTGTAACGGATGAAACGGCCCCAGGGCTTTTGAGTTTCCTCGATGCACGGTTCTCTTGTGTGCCGCCCTTTGTATTGCGTGCTCCGCGAAAGAGTGGTTTCAAGCATTAGGCTCACCTCCTCTGGAGGGATAGTAAGTGAAAGCGGAACGAGCGCTCCAATTATAGTCAAAATATCAGTATTTGTCAAATGGAAGGTAATTTCCCCCTCTCGAAGGATTGACACCCCAAAGAAAGTGCGGTACTAATTAGGGCAAAAGCGGAAACTGGGGGAAAGGCAATGTGTGCGTTCTATGTCACCACACCTATATACTACGTGAATGACGTTCCCCACATTGGGCATGCGTACACAACCTGTGCGGCCGATGTTCTTGCTCGCTTCCACCGGATGATGGGTGAAAAGGTCCTCTTTTCTACCGGCACAGACGAGCACGGGCAGAAAATCGCAAAAGCAGCTCAAGAAGCCGGGCTTACGCCTCAAGAGCTTGTGGACCAGGTCGTGGTTCGCTTCAAAGACCTCTGGGAGAGGATGAACATCTCCTACGACGTCTTTATCCGAACAACAGACCCAGAGCACGAGAGGACCGTCCAGGCCTTCTTTGCGCTCCTTAAGGAGAAGGGGTACATCTACAAGGGTGAGTACGAGGGATGGTACTGTATCCCTTGCGAGACCTTCTGGCCGGAGTCGCAACTTGAAGGGCGCTTTGTGTGCCCGGACTGTGGAAGGCCCCTTGAGCGCCTTCGGGAGGAGAGCTACTTCTTTGCGCTCTCGAAGTTCACCGAGCCTCTCCTTTTGTACCTTGAGAAGAACCCCGACTTTGTCATGCCTGAAAGCCGCTTCAACGAAATTTACAGCTTCGTGAGAGGTGGTCTCAGGGACCAGAGCATTTCCCGGGCAGGGGTTCGCTGGGGGATTCCCGTTCCCGGGGACCCGAACCACACAATCTACGTCTGGTTTGATGCCCTCATCAACTACCTCACTGTTGCCGGATTTGGAAAGGATAAAGAGCGTTTTGAAGTCTTTTGGCCCGTGGCGCACCACCTTGTGGGAAAGGATATCCTCCGCTTCCATGCGGTTCTCTGGCCAAGTATGCTCCTTGCGGCGGGCTTGCCCCTTCCCCGGCGGGTTTTTGCCCACGGGTGGTGGACAGTGAACGGAGAGAAAATGTCAAAGTCAAAGGGGAATGTCGTCGACCCCCTTGAGGTCATCAAGCGATTCGGGGTGGACCGCTTCCGGTACTTTTTACTCCGGGAAGTGAGTTTTGGCCTTGATGGCGATTTCTCCGAGAAGGCTTTCATCGAGCGGTGCAACGCCGACCTTTCGGATAACTTCGGAAACCTGGTGCACCGAACGCTGAGCATGGTGTGGCGGTACCGAAATGGAAGAGTTTCTCGCCCCTCGGGGTATGAGGACCGGGAGTGGGAGGAGCTTCTCTCTGAGGTTCGGGAGCGTTTCTTGGTTTCCATGGAACGATTTGCCTTTTCCCAGGCTTTGGGAGAAGTCTGGCGTCTCGTCCATTTTGGAAACCGCTACCTCGATCAGAAGGCCCCCTGGCGCATGGCCAAAGACCCAAGCCTCCAGGAAGAGCTCGATCGGGTCCTCTACCGGCTTTTGGACTGTGGGAGAATCCTTGCGGTGTTCATCTTGCCCTTCATGCCCGAGACGGCGCGAAGGCTCCTTGGATTCCTGGGAATGGAAGGAATACTCGGCGAAAAAAACCTTGTGCCCTTCCTTGACTGGGGAAAGGGACCGGAGGCTTTCGTAGTACAGCAACCCGAGCCCCTCTTCCCCCGTCTTGAGGGATAGAGGAGGTGTGTTCAGTGGCCTTGCAGGAAATTCATCTTGAGGATTTTCAGAAAATCGACCTTCGGGTTGGAGAAATTGTGAGTGCAGAACGGGTCGAGGGAACTCGGGCCCTTATGGTTCTTCGGGTTAACCTCGGGGATGAAGAACGGACCCTGGTTGCCGGCCTTGCTCCGTACTACGCTCCGGAAGAGATGGTGGGGAAACGGGTCATTGTGGTTGCCAATCTTGAACCCGCGGTTATCCGGGGGATCAAATCCCAGGGCATGCTCCTTGCCGCCGATGACGGTCAGGGCAACGTGAGCCTTGTGACTGTCGACCGGGATATTGCCCCAGGAAGCAGGGTTCGATGACCTTCTGGGTCGACATCCATGCCCATCTCGACGACGAGGCTTTCGCCTCGGACCTCCCTCAGGTTATTGCCCGTGCCCGGGAGGCAGGGATTCAACGCATCGTTACCGCGGCGACTTCCTTAGAGTCCTCTCAGAAGGTTTTAGAACTCGTGGACCTGTATCCTGAGGTGTACGGATGCGTGGGTGTGCACCCTCAGGAGGTCCGGGGCGAGGAGGTGGACCTCTCTTTCCTTGAAGATTTCCTGAAGAGAGCGAAGATTCTTGCCGTTGGGGAGATTGGTCTTGACTACTTCTGGGACACGACGTATGCGGAAAAGCAGAAGGAGGTCTTCACCGCTCAGGTAGAGATTGCCGAGCACTACCATCTCCCTGTTGTCGTCCACTCCCGCAAGGCTGAGCACGAGGTCTTCAAGATACTTGCCGAGAGGGCAAAGAACATCCCCGTGGTGTGGCACTGCTTTTCTGGAGATGTAACTTTTCTTCGAGAGGTCCTCTCTCGAGGATGGTACATCTCCTTTGGAGGCGTGGTAACCTATCCTAAGGCGACAAGACTAAAGGAAGTGGCTCGAGCCGTCCCTCTTGAGCGTCTTTTCCTCGAGACCGATGCCCCATACCTTCCTCCCCAGGGAAGACGAGGCAAGAGGAACGAGCCGGCGTTCCTTGTAGAGGTTGCAACGTTCCTTTCCCAACTTCGGGGTGAGACTCTCGAGGAAATCCGGGAGAAGCTCTTTGCAAACTTTTCAGAAGTCTTCTTGAAGAAGTAGCCCTCGATACCCCCTCTTTGGCAAGCATATTTATCCCTTCTTCCTGGGAGGTGGAACGGTGATTCGAGGAATCTACACCGCTTTGTCGGCACTCAACGTCTATGAGATCAAGCAGAGTATCATTGCGAACAACATCGCCAACATCGATACTCCAGGGTTCAAAAAGGATGCCTTTTCCGTAGAATCCCAGGATGAGGCAGAACTCTTCCGCTTTGCCTCTCGGGAAAACCCGGCTTTCGTCGGTACCCTTCCTCTTTCGGTGCAGCCTCAGGTCGATTTTTCCACTGACTTCTCCCAGGGGAGACTCGAGGCAACGGGGAATCCCTTTGATCTTGCCATCGAGGGTGAGGGGTTCTTTGTGGTGCAGACTGAGGAAGGCGTGGCGTACACGAGAGCTGGGAACTTCACGCGAGGTGCCGATGGGAGGTTGGTAACCCTTCAGGGGTATCCTGTCCAGGGAGAGGCAGGAGACATTGTGCTTCCTGAGAGAGGGGAAGTCGTTGTCGATGAAGAGGGAAATGTGCGCGTTGGAGGAGAGCTCGTTGGGAGGCTCCGAGTTGTCCGCTTCCCCGATGCCCAACTCCTTGAGAAGCAGGGTGAAAACCTCTTCCAGGCTCCGGAAGGGGTGCTTCCTGAGGAAGCCACAGGGTATACCATCCACCAGGGATTCTTAGAGAAATCCAACCTCGATATCGTGGAGGCCATGGTGCGGATGATTGAAGCCCTTCGGGGGTACGAACTTGCCCAGCGGGCGGTGGTTACCCAGGATGAGGCTTTGGGAAAAGCGGTGAATGAAATTCCACGTCTTGGCTAAAGGAGAGGAGGAGAGAAGGTGATTCGGGCGCTATGGACGGCGGCAACAGGCATGCAGGCCAAGCAACTCGACCTTGATGTTATTGCCAACAACCTCGCAAATGTCAACACCACGGGATTCAAAAAGAGCCGGGTTGACTTTCAAGACCTCATGTACCAGATTATCCGCTTCAAGGGGACTCCTACGTCTCCAGAAACTCAGGTTCCTTCTGGAATCGAGGTGGGTCTTGGAGTTCGTCCGGCAGCAATCCAAAAAATCTTTTCCCAGGGGGATATTTACGAAACGGGGAATCCCCTGGACCTTGTCATCGAAGGGGATGGATTTTTCCAGGTCCTTCTCCCTGATGGAACCGTTGCCTACACCCGAGATGGGTCCTTTAAGCTCGATGCCCAGGGAAGAATCGTCACCAGCGACGGTTTTCCTCTTGAACCTCCTATCACCATTCCCCAGGGTGCTGAATCCATCACCATTGCCCAGGATGGGACGGTTTCTGTGAAAATGCCCGGCGAGGTGGAGCCGCAAGAAGTGGGAGTCATAGAGCTTGCCCGCTTCATCAACCCGGCCGGTCTTTTGAGCATTGGCCGGAATCTCTACGTTGCCACCGCTGCTTCAGGGGAACCTCAAATGGGGACTCCAGGATTTGAGGGTTTTGGGACACTTGCCCAGGGGTTCCTGGAGACCTCAAATGTCCAGATTGTGGAGGAGATGATCCGCATGATTTCCGCGCAGCGGGCGTACGAAATCAACGCTAAGGCGGTAACGACAGCTGATGAGATGATGAGCATTACGAACAACATGAAGAGGTGATGGGGTTGTCCCGGTGGTTTGGGCTTTTGGGGCTTGGGGTACTCCTTCTTGGGAGTTTTGCCTTCGCCCTTACCCTTGAGGTAAACCTCAAGGAGTCGGTGACTCTCTCCGGGGAAACCGTGACTCTTGGAGACGTTGCCGAAATTTCCTATCCCAATCCCCGATGGGAGGATGTCCTGCGTAAACTCAGCCTTGGGGTCCTTCCTCCACCGGGAGGGGAGCGAATCATCTCACCCCGAGAAATTTACAACCGTGTTGTGGAACGAAGGATTCCCGGCCTTGACTACATTTACTTTTCCGGAGCCCCTTCGGTGCGGGTGCAGGTGGAAGGGGTACTCCTTGCAAGGGAAGTGGTCGAGGAGAAAATTCGTTCTGCTCTTCGGGAACGCTTCCCCTGGGCGGAGGAAATCGACGTTACCCTTTCTGGAAAAGATAGAATTGTCTTCCCCTCGCCGGAGTTCGGGATCGTTCTCCCTGCTATCCTCAAACCCTGGGGGACGCAGAGTGCAACTCTTGTGGACGAGAGCGGAACACGAGATGTAGAGGTTCGTTTCACCCCTTTGGTGCGCCGGTCGGTGGTGCGGGCAGCGCGGAATCTCGCAAGAGGAGAGACCCTTGGGGAGGAGGACGTAACGGTCCAGCTTGAAGTGCTCTCACCGGAGAACGAAAAGGCCCTGAAGGATGTTGCTGATGTTCTCGGAAAACCTCTCCGCCGAGCTGTGCGCGCAGGGGAGATTGTAACCCCTGATGCTTTGGGTAAGGAGGTTCTCGTGAAACGAGGAGATCTCGTAACCCTTGTTGCCGAGTACGGGGGTATTGTGGTAACGACAACCGGGAAGGCGCGAGGCGAGGGGTCCTTGGGGGATACCATTATCGTCGAGAACCTCTCTTCGCGAAAGCGGGTGGAGGGTGTCATTGTGGATGAGCGAACGGTGCAGGTGGTGGTCCGATGAGGTGGCTTAGGGTATGTATTGTGGCGAGTCTTCTTTTCCTGGGAGGAGCTGCCTTTGGTGAGTCCCTCTGGCGAGATGATGCGTGGTTTTCAGAGCCATACATAGCCCGTCGGGCAAGAAATGTAGGAGATATGGTGGTTGTGGTCCTTGAGGAAAATGCTAAGGGGACAGCTTCTGCTTCATCGCAAGGAAGCAACACCACTCAGGTGAACCTCAAGGCGGGACAGGGCATCTTCGATTTCATCCCTCCGGCCCAGCTTGACCACGGGAGCTCCCAGAGTAGCGAAAGATCCTATAACCGAGGTGTGACTCTGCGGGGAACCATTCCCTGTCAAGTTGTTGAAGTTCTCGAGAATGGGTACCTCAGGATTGCAGGCAAAAAGGAGATTTTCCTCAACAAGGAGCGGGAGACGATGAGCATTGAAGGTATCATCGACCCCCGTTTCCTTTCTCCTCAGAATACCATCTCTTCAACCCGGGTGATGGATGCGGTGATTCGCCTTGAAGGGACTCTGAAGCCCAAAAGACAGAGCGGGCTTTTGGGGATGCTCCAGGGATTTTTCGGTTCCATTCTGGATATCCTCTTTTGAGGGGGAAGGCTCATGCGGTGGATTTGCCTTTGGCTTTGTGGCGCTGTGCTCTTTTTCTTCTCCTTCCCTCTCTGGGCAGAGGTTACCCGTATCAAGGACATCACCGAGGTTGAGGGTGTTCGGGGGAATCAGCTCGTAGGATACGGGCTTGTGGTGGGGCTTTCGGGAACTGGGGACAGCCAGAATAGCCTCTTCACCAATCAGGCTCTGAGTAACGTCCTTGAGAAGTTCGGTATCCCCGTGGATTCCCAGCTTGTGCGCTCACGGAATGTGGCTTCAGTCCTTGTGACTGCAGAACTCCCACCCTTTGCCCAGAACGGGGAGCGAATTGACTGCATCGTTTCCTCTCTGGGAGACGCGAAGAGCCTCCAGGGAGGAGTGTTGCTCCTCACGCCCCTCAAAGGCGTGGATGGAAAGGTCTATGCTGTAGCTCAGGGGCCGGTATCCATTGGAGGTTTTGCTGCGGGAGCCGGGGGAGGAGCTCAGGTCCAGCGGAATCACCCCACTGTCGGTCGAATTCCAAATGGAGCCATTGTGGAGCGGACGGTGGAAACGACCTTTTTCGATGCCGCTCGAGGTACTTTTACCCTTCTCCTCAAGAATCCCGATTTCGTCACCGCATCCCGTATTGCTCAAGCCATCAACATTGAGTTCGGTGGCGATACGGCAAGGGTTCTTGACGCTAACCGCGTAGAGGTCCGCATCCCCGAGGGGTACAAGAACCGGGTGCCCCAGCTTGTTGCTCTGGTGGGAGAAATTCCCGTGGAGCCGGATATGCCGGCGCGAGTCGTGGTGAATGAGCGAACCGGAACCATTGTCATTGGAGGAAATGTTCGAATCCTTCCGGTAGCCTTAGCGCATGGGAATCTCACCGTGACTATCAGGACTCAGTACGAGGTTTCCCAGCCTCCACCCTTCTCCCCAGGAGAGACGGTGGTGGTTCCTCAGGAGGAAGTCGAAGTGAGAGAGCAGGAGGCTCGCCTTTTCCGGGTGGAATCGGGGAATACCATTGATGACCTCGTGCGGGTCCTCAATGCCTTAGGGGTAAGTCCAAGGGACCTCATCGCCATTCTCCAGGCCCTTAAGGAAGCGGGAGCCCTCCAGGGGGAGCTTGTGATTCAGTGATGCGTATCGAAAATCAGGGTGCGGCACATTTGACAGGAAAAGAGAAATCGCAGAAAATGTTGCAAAAGGCCTGCAGTGACTTTGAGGCCTTTTTCCTGGGATTTGTGCTGAAGAGGGCTTTTGTGCCCCTCTTCCCTTCGTTTGTGAGCCAAGAGGAGATGTGGTTTCGAGAACTCCTGGTCGAGGAAGTGGCGAAAAAGGCTGCGCATCAGGGGGGAATTGGACTGGGCCGGCTCCTTTTTGAGCGCCTCATGAGGGGGGAGAAGCTTCGTGACTCTGGCAAGGTGTAAGCGGTGTGGGGTGATTTTCCAAAAGGTCATCGACCGGGATATTTGTCCTGCTTGCCTTGAGAAGGAAGAGGAAGAATTTCAAAAGGTCAAAGAGTTCTTCCGTCAGCACCCTAAGGCACGTCTTGAAGAGGTGAGCGAGGCTACCGGTGTGGACAAAAAGACCATTCTTGAGTTCCTTAAGGAGGGGCGTCTCCAGGTAGCAGAGGGATTGGAACCCATAGCTGAGCTCTTCTGTGAGCGGTGTGGGAAGCCCATTAGCTCAGGAAGGCTGTGCGATGAATGCCGCAAAAAGGTCGCCCAGCTCGTTCAGGGCGTGGAGGAGAAGAAAACCCGAGGCCCCGATTTCTACTTCAAAGATATTTTGAAAAAGAGGGGGGAAAAGGACTAAAGAAAATGGAGGGAGAGCCGATATAAAGGGTAGAGAAGCAGGGAAAGAAGGGATAGGATGTGAAGATCTCGGGGAATCAGGTTGAAAGTCTCTTCCGGGTGTACGTTGAGCGGATGAAGGAGGAAAAAC
This genomic interval carries:
- the flgF gene encoding flagellar basal-body rod protein FlgF; translation: MIRGIYTALSALNVYEIKQSIIANNIANIDTPGFKKDAFSVESQDEAELFRFASRENPAFVGTLPLSVQPQVDFSTDFSQGRLEATGNPFDLAIEGEGFFVVQTEEGVAYTRAGNFTRGADGRLVTLQGYPVQGEAGDIVLPERGEVVVDEEGNVRVGGELVGRLRVVRFPDAQLLEKQGENLFQAPEGVLPEEATGYTIHQGFLEKSNLDIVEAMVRMIEALRGYELAQRAVVTQDEALGKAVNEIPRLG
- the flgG gene encoding flagellar basal-body rod protein FlgG, which encodes MIRALWTAATGMQAKQLDLDVIANNLANVNTTGFKKSRVDFQDLMYQIIRFKGTPTSPETQVPSGIEVGLGVRPAAIQKIFSQGDIYETGNPLDLVIEGDGFFQVLLPDGTVAYTRDGSFKLDAQGRIVTSDGFPLEPPITIPQGAESITIAQDGTVSVKMPGEVEPQEVGVIELARFINPAGLLSIGRNLYVATAASGEPQMGTPGFEGFGTLAQGFLETSNVQIVEEMIRMISAQRAYEINAKAVTTADEMMSITNNMKR
- the flgA gene encoding flagellar basal body P-ring formation protein FlgA, with the translated sequence MSRWFGLLGLGVLLLGSFAFALTLEVNLKESVTLSGETVTLGDVAEISYPNPRWEDVLRKLSLGVLPPPGGERIISPREIYNRVVERRIPGLDYIYFSGAPSVRVQVEGVLLAREVVEEKIRSALRERFPWAEEIDVTLSGKDRIVFPSPEFGIVLPAILKPWGTQSATLVDESGTRDVEVRFTPLVRRSVVRAARNLARGETLGEEDVTVQLEVLSPENEKALKDVADVLGKPLRRAVRAGEIVTPDALGKEVLVKRGDLVTLVAEYGGIVVTTTGKARGEGSLGDTIIVENLSSRKRVEGVIVDERTVQVVVR
- a CDS encoding flagellar basal body L-ring protein FlgH, with product MRWLRVCIVASLLFLGGAAFGESLWRDDAWFSEPYIARRARNVGDMVVVVLEENAKGTASASSQGSNTTQVNLKAGQGIFDFIPPAQLDHGSSQSSERSYNRGVTLRGTIPCQVVEVLENGYLRIAGKKEIFLNKERETMSIEGIIDPRFLSPQNTISSTRVMDAVIRLEGTLKPKRQSGLLGMLQGFFGSILDILF
- a CDS encoding flagellar basal body P-ring protein FlgI, whose protein sequence is MRWICLWLCGAVLFFFSFPLWAEVTRIKDITEVEGVRGNQLVGYGLVVGLSGTGDSQNSLFTNQALSNVLEKFGIPVDSQLVRSRNVASVLVTAELPPFAQNGERIDCIVSSLGDAKSLQGGVLLLTPLKGVDGKVYAVAQGPVSIGGFAAGAGGGAQVQRNHPTVGRIPNGAIVERTVETTFFDAARGTFTLLLKNPDFVTASRIAQAINIEFGGDTARVLDANRVEVRIPEGYKNRVPQLVALVGEIPVEPDMPARVVVNERTGTIVIGGNVRILPVALAHGNLTVTIRTQYEVSQPPPFSPGETVVVPQEEVEVREQEARLFRVESGNTIDDLVRVLNALGVSPRDLIAILQALKEAGALQGELVIQ
- a CDS encoding MerR family transcriptional regulator, translated to MTLARCKRCGVIFQKVIDRDICPACLEKEEEEFQKVKEFFRQHPKARLEEVSEATGVDKKTILEFLKEGRLQVAEGLEPIAELFCERCGKPISSGRLCDECRKKVAQLVQGVEEKKTRGPDFYFKDILKKRGEKD